From Erwinia pyri, a single genomic window includes:
- a CDS encoding methyl-accepting chemotaxis protein: MSLLTILPLRWFHRRPRFFALPAWLHSLRGAFSLFLVLFCLLQCASALLLTRLVDKTQQNVTLSHQLAERQSLLDKARMELLTASDNSQGGGIYLMQDIQTGSVDSWKSLAESAQASLNNAQKLFARYQAEANSPLAQNFAMLAEGLKEQLKGLNARDIDAFFMVPMQAFQQQFNDAYYQTLNQANANSAQANQSTLGSLTTSRNVSLGISALLLLLLLAGGWMLLRGVILPLSSVSRQLSRIATGDLTQQPSAGNWHASEIRQLNGSISGMQHGLQHMVGEINAISHAVMQSADRMAEQNQEYSAYNQQQTDTFAHLSQRLTRVAEEVEHSVEFASHATHQVQAADRLTQRCGVMVADVEAQMRDIVGASGEIAGIVTLLESLSLQTKLLALNAAIESAHAGVYGRSFSIVAREIGLLSEKSGASTRNIDTLITTTHQHIDHGFSKVQALDTLYAEIASAVTGVVTVLHELQQNASTQSKRVNTIAGEIARMHEQVRNSEALTQRGASASENLVSHAQRLSQSVSQFVL; the protein is encoded by the coding sequence ATGTCGCTGCTCACTATTTTGCCTCTGCGTTGGTTTCATCGTCGTCCCCGCTTTTTTGCCTTGCCAGCGTGGCTGCACAGCCTGCGTGGCGCCTTTTCACTCTTCCTGGTGCTGTTCTGTTTACTGCAATGCGCCAGCGCGCTGCTGTTAACCCGTCTGGTTGATAAGACGCAGCAGAATGTGACCCTCTCCCATCAGCTTGCGGAACGGCAGTCGCTGTTAGATAAAGCCCGGATGGAGCTGCTCACTGCCAGCGATAACAGCCAGGGAGGCGGTATTTATCTGATGCAGGATATCCAGACAGGCTCCGTAGATAGCTGGAAAAGTCTGGCGGAGAGCGCCCAGGCGTCGCTTAACAACGCGCAAAAACTTTTCGCCCGCTATCAGGCAGAAGCCAACAGTCCACTCGCACAAAATTTCGCTATGCTGGCAGAGGGGCTGAAAGAGCAGCTGAAGGGATTAAACGCACGGGATATTGACGCTTTCTTTATGGTGCCCATGCAGGCTTTTCAGCAGCAGTTTAATGACGCTTATTACCAGACGCTTAATCAGGCCAACGCCAATTCTGCTCAGGCAAATCAGTCCACGCTGGGTTCACTGACCACCAGCCGCAACGTATCGCTCGGCATCTCTGCGCTGCTGCTTTTACTGCTGCTGGCCGGAGGATGGATGCTGCTGCGGGGCGTGATCCTGCCGCTGAGCAGCGTCTCCCGCCAGCTGTCGCGCATTGCTACTGGCGATCTCACACAGCAACCTTCCGCCGGAAACTGGCATGCCAGTGAAATCCGCCAGCTAAACGGTAGCATTAGCGGCATGCAGCATGGGCTTCAGCATATGGTTGGCGAAATCAATGCTATTTCCCATGCGGTGATGCAGAGCGCCGATCGGATGGCTGAGCAGAACCAGGAGTACAGCGCCTATAATCAGCAGCAGACCGACACCTTCGCCCACCTCAGCCAGCGGCTGACCCGGGTAGCGGAGGAGGTGGAACACAGCGTGGAGTTTGCCAGCCATGCCACGCACCAGGTACAGGCAGCAGACAGGCTGACCCAGCGCTGTGGCGTGATGGTGGCGGATGTGGAAGCGCAAATGCGCGATATTGTCGGGGCGTCGGGTGAAATCGCCGGCATCGTCACGCTGCTGGAGAGCCTCTCTTTGCAAACCAAACTGCTGGCGCTTAACGCCGCCATTGAGTCCGCGCATGCTGGCGTCTATGGCCGCAGTTTCTCTATCGTCGCCAGGGAGATCGGCCTGCTCTCTGAAAAAAGTGGCGCCTCTACCCGCAATATCGACACCCTTATCACCACTACGCATCAGCATATTGATCATGGCTTCAGTAAGGTACAGGCGCTGGATACCCTTTATGCGGAGATCGCCAGCGCGGTTACGGGTGTGGTGACTGTCCTGCATGAGTTACAGCAAAATGCGAGCACACAGAGCAAAAGGGTGAATACCATTGCCGGAGAAATTGCTCGCATGCATGAACAGGTCAGAAACAGTGAAGCATTAACGCAGCGCGGCGCCAGCGCTTCGGAGAATCTGGTCTCTCATGCACAGCGGTTGTCCCAGAGCGTAAGCCAGTTTGTACTGTAG
- a CDS encoding phosphohydrolase, whose product MSLINWQMRFESWLHETWPQDDKAHDVAHLRRVWQTAQRIMKGSEADELVVLTGCYFHDIVNLPKNHPERHLASAKAAVETQRILQEVFPDFPGEKRAAVAHAVHAHSFSAGVTAETPEAKIVQDADRLESLGAIGLARVFYVSGALGRSLFDSADPLARERQLNDTEWALDHFQKKLLTLPATMQTAEGKRLAEHNARFLVTYMAKLCAELKGDFCALDEEVLREFSPVS is encoded by the coding sequence ATGTCGCTTATTAACTGGCAAATGCGTTTTGAAAGCTGGCTGCATGAAACCTGGCCGCAGGATGATAAAGCGCATGATGTTGCCCATTTGCGGCGCGTCTGGCAGACAGCTCAAAGGATAATGAAAGGAAGTGAGGCTGATGAGCTGGTTGTGCTGACTGGCTGCTATTTCCACGATATTGTTAATCTGCCAAAAAACCATCCGGAACGTCATCTCGCTTCCGCAAAAGCGGCTGTGGAGACGCAGCGCATCCTGCAGGAGGTCTTCCCCGATTTCCCTGGCGAAAAGCGGGCAGCCGTCGCTCATGCCGTCCATGCCCACAGTTTTAGTGCAGGTGTGACGGCGGAAACGCCTGAAGCAAAAATCGTGCAGGATGCCGATCGGCTTGAATCGCTGGGCGCCATTGGGCTGGCGCGCGTGTTTTATGTTTCCGGTGCGCTGGGCCGGTCGCTGTTTGACAGTGCCGATCCGCTGGCGCGCGAACGTCAGCTTAATGACACCGAATGGGCGCTGGACCATTTTCAGAAAAAACTGCTTACGCTGCCTGCCACCATGCAAACCGCGGAGGGCAAGCGTCTGGCGGAACATAATGCCCGCTTCCTGGTGACCTATATGGCCAAGCTCTGCGCTGAATTAAAAGGGGATTTCTGCGCGCTTGATGAAGAGGTGCTGCGAGAGTTCAGCCCCGTTTCATAG
- the mtfA gene encoding DgsA anti-repressor MtfA encodes MIKWPWKTEEDARESFPWQQAMTIPLLGALSEAEQHSLIHLATRFLQQKRLVPLQDFELDELKRCRLALIFCLPVLNLGYEWLDGFHEVLIYPGPFMVDDEWQDEFGLVHHERMVHSGQSWLQGPVVLNWLDVQDSFDLSGYNLIVHEVAHKLDSRGSGHANGIPAVPLRDVAGWEQDLLMAMQDIQDEIDTVGENAASIDAYAASDAAECFAVLSEYFFTAPQLLLERFPALYARFVQFYRQDPARREASAQNRLSGGGIVH; translated from the coding sequence ATGATCAAATGGCCATGGAAAACCGAAGAAGATGCCCGGGAAAGCTTTCCGTGGCAGCAGGCAATGACCATTCCTCTGCTTGGCGCGCTTTCAGAAGCGGAGCAGCACTCCCTGATCCACCTTGCAACCCGTTTTCTGCAGCAGAAACGGCTGGTCCCGCTACAGGATTTTGAGCTGGATGAGCTGAAGCGCTGTCGGCTGGCGTTGATTTTCTGCCTGCCGGTCCTGAATCTTGGCTATGAGTGGCTTGATGGTTTTCATGAAGTGCTGATCTACCCAGGTCCCTTTATGGTAGACGATGAGTGGCAGGATGAGTTTGGTCTGGTACACCATGAACGGATGGTGCATTCCGGACAGAGCTGGCTGCAGGGCCCTGTGGTACTGAACTGGCTGGACGTCCAGGACTCCTTTGATCTCTCGGGCTATAACCTGATCGTGCATGAAGTGGCGCACAAACTCGACAGCCGGGGCAGCGGCCACGCTAACGGCATTCCTGCTGTTCCGTTGCGGGATGTGGCGGGCTGGGAACAGGATCTGCTGATGGCGATGCAGGATATCCAGGATGAGATAGATACCGTGGGTGAGAATGCCGCGAGCATTGATGCCTATGCCGCCAGCGATGCCGCCGAATGTTTTGCGGTACTTTCAGAATATTTTTTCACGGCCCCGCAGCTCCTTCTGGAACGCTTCCCTGCCCTGTACGCCCGGTTTGTGCAGTTTTATCGTCAGGATCCTGCCCGGCGGGAGGCCAGTGCGCAAAACCGGCTCTCAGGCGGCGGGATCGTTCACTAA
- the cspE gene encoding transcription antiterminator/RNA stability regulator CspE translates to MSDKMTGLVKWFNPEKGFGFITPADGSKDVFVHFSAIQSNDYKTLDEGQKVEFSIENGAKGPAAANVITQ, encoded by the coding sequence ATGTCTGATAAAATGACTGGTTTAGTAAAATGGTTTAACCCTGAAAAAGGCTTCGGCTTTATTACGCCAGCAGATGGTAGCAAGGATGTATTCGTACATTTTTCTGCTATCCAGAGCAACGATTACAAAACGCTGGACGAAGGGCAGAAGGTTGAGTTCTCAATTGAGAATGGTGCCAAAGGTCCGGCAGCTGCTAACGTTATCACGCAGTAA
- a CDS encoding LysM peptidoglycan-binding domain-containing protein, translating to MSILDSIKNIGDELLHSGGNNVEDKKTESAGERTYIVKSGDTLSAIAKQFYNDPAKYMKIFEANKETLSSPDKIVSGQVLRIPE from the coding sequence ATGAGCATTTTGGATAGCATTAAAAATATTGGTGACGAGTTGTTACATTCTGGGGGTAATAATGTTGAAGATAAAAAAACGGAGTCTGCCGGTGAACGAACTTATATCGTTAAGTCTGGTGATACATTAAGCGCAATAGCTAAACAATTTTATAATGATCCCGCTAAATATATGAAGATTTTTGAGGCCAATAAAGAGACCTTGAGCAGCCCGGATAAAATAGTTTCCGGTCAGGTCTTACGCATTCCTGAGTAA
- a CDS encoding GlsB/YeaQ/YmgE family stress response membrane protein has protein sequence MGILSWVIFGLLAGVIARCIMPGKEHMGIIMTIVLGVIGALIGGVVSTSLGFGNINGFNLYSIAIATAGSIVVLFVIHKIRACKQS, from the coding sequence ATGGGTATATTGTCATGGGTCATATTTGGTTTACTTGCTGGCGTTATTGCCAGATGTATTATGCCCGGTAAGGAACATATGGGGATTATCATGACCATCGTTCTTGGCGTCATCGGCGCTCTGATTGGTGGTGTCGTCAGTACCTCTCTGGGTTTTGGCAACATAAATGGTTTCAATCTTTACAGCATTGCCATTGCTACAGCGGGGTCAATTGTTGTCCTGTTTGTGATTCATAAAATCAGAGCCTGTAAACAGTCCTGA
- a CDS encoding YidB family protein: MSLLEKVLGMCGLNVRTTQEVKGVLEWVEQQGGLHAIVDHLQRGEFSEVVNSWLGDENNVALSSDIVGKMFNSEAIEQLASKMGISTGNAQDLLAKYLPQLIDKASSAGAVDKKADLTSIMGQLTS; the protein is encoded by the coding sequence ATGAGTTTACTGGAAAAAGTATTGGGGATGTGCGGTCTTAACGTTAGAACTACTCAGGAGGTTAAAGGCGTGCTTGAGTGGGTTGAGCAGCAAGGGGGCCTGCATGCTATCGTGGATCATCTTCAGCGTGGTGAGTTCAGTGAAGTTGTTAACTCCTGGCTGGGTGATGAAAACAATGTTGCTCTCAGTAGCGATATTGTGGGGAAAATGTTTAATTCAGAGGCGATAGAACAATTGGCCAGTAAGATGGGCATTAGCACCGGTAATGCGCAGGATCTTCTGGCGAAATATCTACCTCAGCTGATTGATAAAGCCTCCTCTGCTGGCGCAGTGGATAAAAAAGCAGACCTCACTTCAATTATGGGTCAGCTAACCTCCTGA
- a CDS encoding isopenicillin N synthase family dioxygenase, protein MSQLNQTQYGLQELEKEAVMGAMGEETFAREVRCIDLSDFDRRKSEIADQLWQAAVEIGFFQVSNHGIELNDIRHAFRSTEAFFSLPEEVKAQYPLARNAGWENKSQVRPSTRTPDQKESYQITRPLMEGLWPDDRALPGFKETMLTFESQCWALGMKLLSCFALKLGFPEHFFGQAHNPDEKTYQSTLRLLHYYAAEQSAQGMWRAGAHTDFDCLTLLFQRPGQGGLQVCPGRERESQQWTSIEPREEVITCNIGDMLMRWSDDQLPSNFHRVRSPLPGEYQGERYSLAFFCQANKDVEILGPQAKYPAISAEDYLQQRIQANFAKG, encoded by the coding sequence ATGTCACAGCTAAACCAGACTCAGTACGGCCTGCAGGAACTGGAAAAAGAGGCGGTGATGGGCGCCATGGGCGAAGAGACCTTTGCCCGTGAAGTTCGCTGTATTGACCTCTCCGATTTCGATCGGCGCAAAAGCGAGATTGCCGACCAGCTCTGGCAGGCTGCGGTTGAAATTGGCTTCTTTCAGGTCAGCAATCATGGCATTGAACTGAACGATATTCGTCATGCTTTCCGCTCCACCGAAGCGTTCTTCTCGCTGCCTGAGGAGGTGAAAGCACAATACCCGCTGGCGAGAAACGCAGGATGGGAAAATAAGTCTCAGGTGCGCCCGTCAACCAGAACGCCCGATCAGAAGGAATCTTATCAGATCACCCGTCCGTTAATGGAAGGGCTCTGGCCTGACGATCGGGCGTTGCCTGGCTTTAAAGAGACGATGCTGACTTTTGAGTCTCAGTGCTGGGCGCTGGGGATGAAGCTGTTATCCTGCTTTGCGCTTAAGCTCGGCTTCCCGGAGCACTTTTTCGGGCAGGCGCACAACCCGGATGAGAAAACCTACCAGAGTACGCTGCGCTTGCTGCATTACTATGCCGCCGAACAGTCGGCACAGGGAATGTGGCGTGCGGGTGCGCATACCGATTTTGACTGCCTGACGCTGCTTTTCCAGCGCCCGGGGCAGGGAGGATTACAGGTTTGCCCGGGCAGGGAGCGTGAAAGCCAGCAGTGGACCAGCATCGAGCCGCGTGAAGAGGTGATTACCTGTAATATTGGCGACATGCTGATGCGCTGGAGTGACGATCAACTGCCGTCAAATTTCCATCGGGTGAGAAGCCCGTTGCCCGGCGAGTATCAGGGGGAGCGCTACAGCCTGGCCTTCTTCTGTCAGGCTAACAAAGATGTTGAAATTCTCGGCCCGCAGGCGAAGTATCCCGCCATCAGCGCCGAAGATTATCTGCAACAGCGTATTCAGGCGAACTTTGCCAAAGGGTAA
- a CDS encoding amidohydrolase family protein, translating to MVSDSLLIKNACSILTGLPGVAARHSGPDIRVRNGVIEAMGMLTAEPEERLIDARDCVIYPAWVNTHHHLFQSLLKGEPQGLNKSLTGWLSATPYRFRATFDEQTFRLAVRIGLIELLRSGCATVADHNYLYWPDMPFDPSDILFSEGEALGMRIVLCRGGATQGRSIEKDLPQALRPENFDAYMADMERLVGRYHDPSPGSLRRVVMAPTTLLHSAPGSQLREMAKLARSSGIRLHSHLSETVDYLDVAREKFGMTPVQFCAEHDWLGDDVWFAHLVKLLPEEIAMLGQSGTGIAHCPQSNGRLGSGIADLLALERAGVPVSLGVDGAASNEAADMQSETHAAWLLQRARKGMAARPRYEGGTFEGGGDAATIEDVVRWGTAGGAQILGLQKSGTLQVGMLADIAIYRLDDPRYFGLHDMAIGPVACGGRASLKALMINGRVIVEDDVVPGLDLEKLRLQAISAVRLLQQRAAG from the coding sequence ATGGTTTCTGACTCATTACTGATTAAAAACGCCTGCAGCATTCTCACGGGGTTGCCCGGCGTGGCTGCCCGTCACAGCGGGCCAGATATTCGGGTACGCAACGGCGTGATTGAGGCTATGGGTATGCTGACGGCAGAGCCTGAAGAGCGACTGATCGATGCCCGCGACTGCGTCATCTATCCGGCGTGGGTGAATACACACCACCACCTGTTTCAGTCGTTGCTGAAAGGCGAGCCGCAGGGGCTGAACAAAAGCCTCACCGGCTGGCTAAGCGCTACCCCTTACCGTTTTCGCGCCACCTTCGACGAACAGACATTCCGGCTGGCGGTGCGCATCGGGCTGATCGAATTATTGCGTTCCGGCTGCGCGACCGTCGCCGATCACAACTATCTCTACTGGCCGGATATGCCCTTCGATCCCTCCGACATTCTGTTCAGTGAGGGAGAAGCATTGGGCATGCGCATCGTGCTTTGTCGCGGTGGCGCAACTCAGGGACGGTCGATTGAGAAAGATCTGCCGCAGGCGCTACGCCCGGAAAACTTCGACGCTTATATGGCAGATATGGAACGCCTGGTGGGACGTTATCACGACCCAAGCCCGGGATCTTTGCGCCGCGTGGTAATGGCGCCGACGACGCTTCTGCACTCGGCGCCGGGTTCGCAGCTGCGGGAAATGGCAAAACTGGCTCGCAGCTCAGGCATCCGGCTACACAGTCACCTGTCGGAAACCGTGGATTATCTGGATGTGGCGCGTGAGAAGTTCGGCATGACCCCGGTGCAGTTCTGTGCCGAACATGACTGGCTGGGTGACGACGTCTGGTTTGCGCATCTGGTGAAACTGCTGCCGGAAGAGATCGCGATGCTGGGGCAGAGCGGCACCGGGATTGCCCATTGCCCACAGAGCAACGGGCGGCTGGGCAGCGGAATTGCCGATCTGTTAGCGCTGGAGAGGGCTGGCGTGCCGGTTTCTCTGGGCGTTGACGGCGCAGCCTCGAATGAGGCAGCCGATATGCAGAGTGAAACCCATGCGGCATGGCTGTTACAGCGTGCGCGTAAAGGGATGGCGGCCAGGCCTCGCTATGAGGGCGGCACCTTTGAAGGGGGAGGAGACGCGGCGACCATTGAAGATGTGGTGCGTTGGGGCACGGCAGGCGGCGCACAAATACTCGGCCTGCAAAAAAGCGGCACCCTGCAGGTGGGCATGCTGGCGGATATCGCAATTTACCGGCTCGACGATCCGCGCTATTTCGGCCTGCATGATATGGCGATTGGCCCGGTTGCTTGCGGGGGGCGCGCCTCGCTCAAGGCGTTGATGATTAACGGCAGGGTGATCGTCGAAGATGACGTGGTGCCAGGTCTCGACCTTGAAAAGCTGCGCCTTCAGGCGATCTCCGCGGTGCGTCTCTTACAACAGCGTGCCGCTGGCTAA
- a CDS encoding ABC transporter substrate-binding protein gives MKLISRISLSYCVLSTLMFGTFSHAAQAGEKLVLLTSWYAQAEQGGYYQALANGIYKRYGLDVTIESGGPQINGMQLLLSKRADVIIGYDLQLLEAVQRGFQAKAIAAPFQFDPQGLLTHASVTSLGGLKGKTILVSSSGQSTWWPWLKARYQLDDSQARPYTFNIQPFVADDNVAQQAYVSSEVFQAQKAGVKSNFFLFSEHGYPPYGGILITRPDLISSRKEAMAKFVQASMEGWVSYLQNPAPGNALIKKENPKMTDDLLAWGVQQISQHHLIDGGDAATQGWGTMTEARWQKTRDFMVKADLLKADTDWKQAYTTSFTEHMHVKP, from the coding sequence ATGAAGTTAATATCCCGCATTTCCCTGTCTTACTGCGTGCTGAGCACGCTGATGTTCGGCACATTTTCCCACGCTGCCCAGGCCGGTGAGAAACTGGTGCTGTTGACCTCCTGGTACGCGCAGGCGGAGCAGGGCGGCTATTATCAGGCGCTGGCGAACGGCATTTACAAGCGTTACGGGCTGGATGTCACTATTGAGTCCGGCGGCCCGCAGATCAACGGCATGCAGCTGCTATTATCAAAGCGCGCTGACGTTATCATCGGCTATGACCTCCAGCTTCTCGAGGCGGTGCAGCGTGGCTTTCAGGCCAAAGCTATCGCCGCACCCTTCCAGTTCGACCCGCAGGGGCTGCTGACGCACGCTTCGGTCACCTCCCTGGGGGGCCTTAAAGGAAAAACCATTCTGGTCTCCAGCTCGGGGCAGTCCACCTGGTGGCCATGGCTGAAGGCGCGCTATCAGCTCGACGATTCCCAGGCCCGTCCCTATACCTTCAACATCCAGCCCTTTGTTGCTGACGATAACGTTGCGCAGCAGGCCTATGTCAGCTCTGAAGTTTTTCAGGCGCAAAAAGCGGGGGTGAAATCGAATTTCTTCCTGTTCTCTGAGCATGGCTATCCCCCTTATGGCGGGATTTTGATCACGCGCCCCGATCTGATTAGCAGCCGTAAAGAGGCGATGGCTAAGTTTGTCCAGGCCTCGATGGAAGGCTGGGTTAGCTACCTGCAAAACCCCGCGCCGGGCAATGCGCTGATCAAAAAAGAGAACCCTAAAATGACCGACGACCTGCTGGCCTGGGGTGTTCAGCAGATTAGTCAGCATCACCTGATTGATGGCGGCGACGCCGCCACGCAGGGCTGGGGCACCATGACCGAAGCCCGCTGGCAGAAAACCCGGGATTTTATGGTAAAGGCCGACTTGCTGAAAGCGGACACTGACTGGAAGCAGGCTTACACCACCAGCTTTACTGAACATATGCACGTCAAACCCTGA
- a CDS encoding LysR family transcriptional regulator, with amino-acid sequence MFAFSKFLLYFTEVARQGSFRKASDTLHVAASSIDRQILRVEKELAMPLFERHPTGLRLTAAGELLLHAANNWKKDFSRVREQLDDLRGLRRGHVRIATIDAINRHFFSSMLKKVHQDYPNISFTLTTMNNIDIQQALIAGDADFGIMLNPQSSKELQVQAFAEINLGIVVPKGHPLEGRKGVRFSQCLEYSFIIPSAPLMLSGPVEALLNNNGGIVNEVAVSNNIHMIRSLIKEKIGIGILCWLDIMDEVYDQQLVFIPLTDPQLKTFTLSLCVAPARQLSLAASMMLKQLEGLFSEIDASGH; translated from the coding sequence ATGTTTGCTTTTTCAAAGTTCCTGCTCTATTTCACCGAAGTTGCCCGCCAGGGCTCCTTTCGCAAGGCTTCCGATACGTTGCACGTCGCCGCTTCCTCTATTGACCGGCAGATTTTGCGGGTGGAAAAAGAGCTGGCGATGCCGCTGTTTGAGCGCCACCCCACCGGGCTGCGGCTGACGGCGGCTGGCGAGCTGCTGCTGCACGCCGCTAATAACTGGAAAAAGGATTTCTCACGTGTCCGTGAACAGCTTGATGACCTGCGCGGGCTAAGGCGGGGCCACGTGCGGATTGCCACTATTGATGCTATAAACCGCCACTTTTTCTCGTCGATGCTGAAGAAAGTGCATCAGGATTACCCCAACATCTCCTTTACGCTGACCACCATGAATAATATCGATATTCAGCAGGCGCTAATCGCCGGGGATGCGGACTTTGGCATTATGCTCAATCCACAAAGCTCAAAAGAGCTTCAGGTACAGGCTTTCGCGGAAATCAATCTGGGGATTGTGGTGCCGAAGGGGCATCCGCTGGAGGGGAGAAAGGGCGTGCGGTTTAGCCAATGCCTTGAATACTCTTTTATTATTCCCTCAGCACCGCTGATGCTCTCCGGGCCGGTGGAGGCACTGCTTAACAACAACGGCGGCATCGTTAATGAGGTGGCGGTCTCCAATAATATCCATATGATCCGCTCGCTGATCAAAGAGAAAATTGGTATTGGTATCCTCTGCTGGCTCGACATCATGGATGAAGTCTATGACCAGCAGCTGGTGTTTATTCCGCTGACTGACCCGCAGTTAAAAACCTTCACGTTATCACTCTGCGTTGCCCCCGCCAGGCAGCTTTCGCTGGCGGCATCAATGATGCTGAAACAGCTGGAAGGGTTGTTCAGCGAGATAGATGCATCGGGCCACTGA
- a CDS encoding PDR/VanB family oxidoreductase produces MKEAEVIPVTIKTIAENGSGNLLLELIPQAGYLLPHYLPGAHIDIFIPDVGPRQYSLCGEKNNGDSYEVCVKLAETSSGGSHFIHHKYKPGDSLTISAPRNHFPLPEAGRYLLLAGGIGITPLLAMADEIARRGNEFELHYYVSTRQQMAFAERLSAQKLAPSVFLHYSDANDSLRHQPPASLTQPTAQTKVIACGPDGFIERLQAIMQQHNWRPDQLHFERFSNAELTQQSDNTAFHIELSSTGQRYLVSPNQTIAQVLLSARVDIMLSCEQGICGSCITDVIDGIPDHRDCVLTEEEKAENTQITLCCSRSKSPLLVLDL; encoded by the coding sequence ATGAAAGAGGCTGAAGTCATTCCTGTCACAATTAAAACGATCGCTGAAAATGGTTCAGGGAATCTGTTATTAGAACTTATTCCGCAGGCGGGTTATTTATTACCGCACTATTTACCTGGCGCTCATATTGATATTTTTATTCCTGACGTCGGCCCTCGCCAGTATTCTCTTTGTGGCGAAAAGAATAATGGGGATAGCTACGAAGTCTGCGTCAAACTTGCTGAGACCTCTTCCGGCGGCTCCCACTTTATTCATCATAAATATAAACCCGGCGACAGCCTGACGATATCGGCTCCCCGCAATCATTTTCCGTTGCCGGAGGCCGGGCGCTATCTGTTGCTGGCAGGCGGCATCGGTATTACGCCACTGCTGGCAATGGCGGATGAGATCGCCCGGCGCGGCAACGAATTCGAACTGCATTATTATGTGTCGACCCGCCAGCAGATGGCTTTTGCTGAACGTCTGAGCGCGCAAAAACTGGCTCCTTCTGTTTTTCTTCATTACAGCGACGCAAACGATTCCCTGCGCCACCAACCGCCGGCCAGCCTCACTCAGCCCACTGCTCAGACGAAAGTGATAGCCTGCGGTCCTGACGGCTTTATTGAGCGCCTGCAGGCTATTATGCAGCAGCACAACTGGCGGCCAGATCAATTACATTTCGAGCGTTTCAGCAACGCTGAATTAACGCAGCAGAGCGATAATACCGCCTTCCATATTGAGCTGAGCTCAACCGGCCAGCGTTATCTGGTCAGTCCCAACCAGACTATTGCGCAGGTATTACTGAGCGCCAGAGTCGATATTATGCTCTCGTGCGAACAAGGTATTTGTGGCTCTTGTATTACCGATGTTATCGACGGTATTCCCGATCACCGGGACTGCGTGCTGACTGAGGAAGAAAAAGCGGAGAACACGCAAATCACACTCTGCTGCTCCCGCTCCAAGAGTCCCCTGCTGGTGCTGGACCTGTGA